In Deltaproteobacteria bacterium CG2_30_66_27, a single genomic region encodes these proteins:
- a CDS encoding cytochrome B6, protein MSRIVRSSPRFFRLIKIAFSGMLLLLLALAFVIPAPLREPADFGHVPNPSKSAWFLLWIQELASYSRSLVYLVAGIAVFFLALPWLPGNPPSERARWWPAEQRFYGWITVALFAAILALTVVAMFFRGSNWDLVRPF, encoded by the coding sequence ATGAGCCGAATCGTCCGGAGTTCGCCGCGATTCTTCCGGCTGATCAAGATCGCCTTCTCGGGGATGCTCCTCCTGCTGCTGGCGCTGGCGTTCGTGATTCCCGCTCCCCTTCGGGAGCCGGCCGATTTCGGCCACGTTCCCAACCCCAGCAAATCGGCCTGGTTCCTGTTGTGGATCCAGGAACTGGCCAGCTACTCCCGGAGCCTGGTCTACCTGGTGGCAGGAATCGCGGTCTTCTTTCTCGCCTTGCCCTGGCTGCCCGGGAATCCGCCGTCCGAACGGGCCCGCTGGTGGCCCGCCGAGCAGAGATTCTACGGCTGGATCACCGTGGCCCTTTTCGCGGCGATCCTCGCCCTTACCGTCGTCGCCATGTTCTTCCGGGGGAGCAATTGGGATCTCGTCCGGCCGTTCTGA
- a CDS encoding cytochrome B6 produces MTERGPVKDFAAHLFPHTVLENNLRLTYTFCLGGLAFTAFVALACSGLLLLFYYDPSPDGAYRSILFLEGSVPGGAYLRNLHRLSSHALLTLIFLHTLRVILTGAYRRPRELNWLVGFLLLILVLFEGYIGALLPMDQAALWATQTGMELLTWLPGGVLIRDFLAPDGIGQPLSLLRFHALHVAVLPLAIFFLVSLHFYRIRKNKGALPYL; encoded by the coding sequence ATGACGGAACGAGGCCCGGTCAAGGATTTCGCGGCGCATCTCTTTCCGCACACGGTGCTGGAGAACAACCTTCGCCTGACGTATACCTTCTGTCTCGGGGGGCTGGCGTTTACGGCGTTCGTCGCGCTGGCCTGCAGCGGGCTGTTGCTCCTCTTCTACTACGACCCCTCTCCCGACGGCGCCTACCGGTCGATCCTGTTCCTCGAAGGGAGCGTTCCGGGTGGAGCATACCTGCGCAACCTCCACCGGCTGAGCTCGCACGCGCTGCTGACCCTGATCTTCCTCCACACCTTGCGGGTGATCCTCACCGGCGCATACCGTCGACCCCGCGAACTCAACTGGCTGGTAGGCTTTCTCCTCCTGATCCTGGTCCTCTTCGAAGGGTACATCGGGGCGCTCCTGCCGATGGACCAGGCGGCCCTTTGGGCGACACAGACCGGCATGGAGTTGCTGACCTGGCTGCCCGGCGGCGTCCTGATCCGCGACTTCCTGGCGCCCGACGGGATCGGGCAACCGCTGTCGCTCCTCCGCTTCCACGCGTTGCACGTCGCGGTCCTGCCCCTGGCGATCTTCTTCCTGGTTTCGCTGCACTTCTATCGAATCCGCAAGAACAAGGGGGCCCTGCCCTACCTATGA
- a CDS encoding cytochrome B6 codes for MEKAGRERRRALKTLIVSIGGIALLWRYFSPRLPKRASLLTVPKAGIPPGGSLVFRESRVAVIRSGDSFYALDLSCTHLGCTVGVTPTELVCPCHGSRFDHHGAVLAGPADRPLRRLVLEERGPDLVVLR; via the coding sequence GTGGAAAAAGCTGGCAGAGAGCGTCGGCGCGCCCTCAAAACCCTGATCGTTTCGATCGGCGGGATCGCGCTGCTGTGGCGGTATTTCTCCCCACGGCTGCCCAAACGGGCCTCCCTCCTGACCGTGCCCAAGGCGGGGATCCCTCCGGGTGGGTCCCTGGTCTTCCGGGAATCGCGGGTGGCGGTCATCCGATCGGGAGATTCGTTCTACGCGCTCGATCTCTCCTGCACCCATCTCGGGTGCACCGTCGGCGTGACCCCCACGGAACTGGTGTGCCCCTGCCACGGCAGCCGCTTCGATCACCACGGAGCCGTGCTTGCAGGGCCGGCCGACCGGCCGTTGCGGCGCCTGGTCCTCGAGGAGCGCGGCCCGGACCTGGTGGTGCTTCGATGA